In a single window of the Phaeobacter sp. G2 genome:
- a CDS encoding holin family protein produces the protein MGKLAKLLGLIFGGGGGNAIVETAEVFRENSEASAQRRADYNQATLGQFTAEFQVARNGWFDRFMDGLNRLPRPLIVIAVFALFASAMFDPLWFAERMQGLILVPEPLWWLAGTIVAFYFGGRFQAKSQQFRQSLAEGTAMVPQVLNRIEEIRALRHDSPGAADTGTDAGLTQSATEQSENPAVTEWQEGKEWP, from the coding sequence ATGGGCAAACTAGCAAAGTTGCTTGGCCTAATTTTCGGTGGCGGTGGCGGTAACGCAATCGTTGAAACCGCCGAAGTGTTTCGGGAAAATTCCGAGGCGAGCGCGCAGCGCCGGGCAGACTACAACCAGGCTACCCTCGGCCAATTCACAGCCGAATTCCAAGTGGCCCGCAACGGCTGGTTTGACCGCTTCATGGATGGGTTGAACCGCCTGCCCCGCCCCCTGATCGTCATCGCTGTTTTTGCGCTGTTTGCCAGCGCCATGTTTGACCCTCTTTGGTTCGCCGAACGGATGCAGGGATTAATCTTGGTTCCTGAGCCTCTCTGGTGGTTGGCCGGCACAATTGTCGCTTTCTATTTTGGCGGTCGGTTCCAGGCCAAATCGCAGCAATTCCGACAATCCTTGGCTGAGGGAACCGCCATGGTGCCTCAAGTGTTGAACAGGATTGAGGAGATCCGCGCTCTGCGCCACGACAGCCCCGGAGCCGCCGATACGGGCACTGACGCGGGCCTGACCCAATCCGCCACAGAGCAAAGCGAAAACCCCGCTGTGACCGAGTGGCAGGAGGGCAAAGAGTGGCCCTAG
- a CDS encoding DUF2730 domain-containing protein, whose amino-acid sequence MALDLDTGLKLASFLLSVGAIIFAFISSRRKDTDERFKDGSKRMDRHDMRIVALEQTVQAMPGTGDIHALQLELVKQTGSLAEMRAVMEGNAKIMARLETIVSRHEDHLIGG is encoded by the coding sequence GTGGCCCTAGATCTAGATACAGGGCTGAAGCTTGCAAGTTTCCTGCTGTCCGTTGGAGCGATCATTTTTGCGTTCATATCCAGTCGCAGAAAAGACACCGACGAACGGTTCAAGGACGGTTCAAAGCGGATGGACCGACACGACATGCGGATTGTTGCCCTGGAACAAACCGTGCAGGCCATGCCCGGAACCGGTGACATCCACGCCCTGCAACTGGAGCTGGTCAAACAGACCGGCTCGCTAGCAGAAATGCGTGCTGTGATGGAAGGCAACGCCAAGATAATGGCGCGGCTTGAAACCATTGTCAGCCGCCACGAAGACCACCTTATCGGGGGCTAA
- a CDS encoding DUF3486 family protein produces the protein MPPPRKVDLLPAELKKWLQDALKERGFAGYEDLAEDLNFRLEEEGYELRIKKSAIHSYGTEYAEFVKHQDEASAWAAGWMNDNGLEEEAQRHNVLFQMITTLAFKVMRSQMAKGGEEIDPKDLHFIGKLMKDVMASSGIREKLMEDERGRIEAAARKAAAAEMAENLEAATEEAGLSPEAADFLRKKILGMRK, from the coding sequence ATGCCTCCCCCCCGCAAGGTTGACCTGCTCCCCGCTGAGCTGAAGAAATGGCTGCAAGACGCTCTGAAAGAACGTGGCTTCGCAGGCTATGAGGATCTGGCCGAGGATCTGAATTTCCGCCTGGAAGAAGAAGGCTACGAGCTTCGGATCAAGAAATCTGCAATCCATAGTTACGGCACCGAGTATGCCGAGTTCGTCAAACACCAGGACGAAGCCAGCGCCTGGGCAGCAGGGTGGATGAACGACAACGGTCTGGAAGAGGAAGCGCAGCGCCACAACGTGCTGTTCCAAATGATCACCACGCTCGCCTTCAAGGTCATGCGGAGCCAGATGGCCAAGGGCGGCGAAGAAATTGACCCCAAAGACCTGCACTTCATTGGCAAGTTGATGAAAGACGTGATGGCCAGCTCGGGCATCCGCGAAAAACTCATGGAAGACGAGCGGGGTCGTATTGAAGCCGCCGCCCGCAAAGCTGCAGCCGCTGAGATGGCCGAGAACCTAGAAGCGGCCACAGAAGAGGCCGGGCTGTCGCCCGAAGCCGCCGACTTCCTGCGCAAAAAGATCTTGGGAATGCGAAAATGA